In Carassius gibelio isolate Cgi1373 ecotype wild population from Czech Republic chromosome B2, carGib1.2-hapl.c, whole genome shotgun sequence, a single genomic region encodes these proteins:
- the ebi3 gene encoding interleukin-27 subunit beta, which yields MCLIYVFGALAITSGVFSQDTTTLSETRDLFVAVGSSVKIPCSDGEEKGVEWRFNNSVLVSSPVLSIQNSSLKDQGIYTCHQPNGDLIQTVSLHLGYSPSLPDVYCWSPSYPKRAICSWTLTPDPILPTHYIATYRSFSDPVSSARQCQKWGEQDDRQCALEQLEIFASEPTLINITAINALGSSTRIWPIIFEQIVKPDPPVNVSVMVMPGRKLSVQWGPPPTWPDPVNFLLKYTVKFHWGKPETARTMGPYESNKMVLSGLVAGRTYYIQISAKDSLDDGQSSDWSEPISATVPIN from the exons ATGTGCTTGATATATGTTTTTGGAGCGCTAGCCATAACAAGTGGAGTTTTTAGCCAAGACACGACAACTCTGTCAGAGACTCGAG ACCTGTTTGTAGCAGTGGGTTCATCTGTGAAGATACCATGCTCTGACGGAGAagaaaaaggggtggagtggagATTCAACAATTCAGTGCTTGTCTCAAGCCCTGTTCTCTCCATACAGAACAGCAGTTTGAAGGACCAAGGCATCTACACCTGCCACCAACCGAATGGAGATCTGATACAAACAGTATCTCTACACCTGGGAT ATTCCCCTTCTCTTCCGGATGTGTATTGTTGGTCTCCAAGTTACCCTAAAAGGGCAATATGCTCTTGGACACTGACTCCAGACCCAATACTTCCAACACATTATATTGCTACATACAG GAGCTTTTCAGACCCGGTGTCAAGTGCCCGTCAGTGCCAGAAATGGGGAGAACAAGACGACAGGCAATGTGCGTTAGAGCAACTGGAGATCTTTGCAAGTGAACCGACTCTCATCAACATTACAGCTATTAACGCTCTGGGTAGCTCAACACGCATATGGCCAATTATTTTTGAGCAGATAG TGAAACCTGATCCTCCGGTGAATGTGAGCGTGATGGTAATGCCAGGCAGGAAGCTGTCTGTGCAGTGGGGTCCACCACCCACTTGGCCGGATCCTGTCAACTTTCTccttaaatacacagtgaaattcCACTGGGGCAAACCTGAGACAGCAAGAACA ATGGGCCCTTATGAGTCTAATAAAATGGTTTTGAGTGGTCTGGTGGCAGGACGGACTTACTACATCCAAATATCTGCAAAGGACTCCCTGGATGATGGACAGAGCAGTGACTGGAGTGAACCAATAAGTGCTACTGTACCTATCAACTGA